From a single Planctellipticum variicoloris genomic region:
- a CDS encoding DNA translocase FtsK yields MIDYGRIRTDLLALALLAGSVFLGLSLVSFDPADPPAQVVYPLREVPQNLCGATGAELAHHLFLAFGLGAYFVLASLVVVDIRLFTRETLSDPLVRLTGAMLVLVSVCAAAQFFLPEGWSRSLIGNGGYVGAWSRLLMEKHFSTAGSLILLATFATAGLLLTGEIRLVRWLFGLLLLPLTMWSKLAFRRPAAPKVPVAAPLPALDVSPEPVPAVLKLAEPPADEPEPISIKLMETKEEIEEEEPAILSLPEPAEVERKPIRVNPPVSIKSFREETLRALDAGESAEPPKEFQLPTSDLLEEAEEFPYEALASKAQGAAATLEKTFKEFGLNVKVVEIDTGPVVTQFELELEAGLRLSKVTALADDLAIALRVPAVRVVAPIPGKNTVGVEVPNDLRVMVRLKELLEASQKDIDDKRIPLFLGKDVSGKPLVVDMCKLPHLLIAGRTGTGKSVCLNTLILSMLMTRTPDQVKMLMIDPKMVELSPYSRIPHLMHPVITDMKKAEAVLGWAVDKMEERYDLLARVGVRHLDSFNKLGKEKVLQRLGIDPESEEAEVIPEQMPYIVIVADEMADMMMTSGKDVEGHIIRLAQKSRAVGIHLVLATQKPTVDVITGLIKSNLPARISFQVASRVDSRVVLDEMGADKLLGNGDMLYLAPGTSNLTRGQGTYVSDEEVTRVIEFFADREPEYSQELQQLNTSGKGGKGPSEPRERDDLYEQAVEVVIREGRGSVSLLQRALGVGYGRGARMVDWMAEDGIVGTYNGSQAREVVMTMEEWETLRSERFDLAGT; encoded by the coding sequence ATGATCGACTACGGCCGAATCCGAACCGATCTGCTGGCGCTGGCGCTGCTGGCCGGGTCGGTCTTTCTCGGGCTGAGCCTCGTCAGCTTTGACCCCGCCGATCCTCCGGCTCAGGTGGTCTATCCGCTGCGGGAAGTCCCGCAGAATCTGTGCGGCGCGACGGGCGCCGAGCTGGCCCATCATCTGTTTCTGGCTTTCGGACTTGGCGCGTACTTCGTCCTCGCTTCGCTGGTGGTCGTCGACATCCGGCTGTTTACGCGCGAGACGCTGTCCGACCCGCTGGTCCGACTGACCGGGGCGATGCTGGTGCTGGTTTCGGTGTGCGCTGCGGCGCAGTTCTTTTTGCCAGAGGGCTGGTCGCGATCGCTGATCGGCAACGGCGGTTACGTCGGGGCGTGGTCGCGGCTGCTGATGGAAAAGCATTTTTCGACGGCGGGCAGCCTGATTCTGCTGGCGACGTTTGCGACGGCGGGGTTGCTGCTGACGGGGGAGATCCGCCTCGTGCGCTGGCTGTTCGGCCTGTTGCTGCTGCCGCTGACGATGTGGTCGAAGCTGGCGTTCCGGCGGCCTGCGGCTCCGAAAGTCCCGGTTGCTGCGCCGCTGCCGGCGCTGGACGTTTCACCGGAGCCTGTCCCGGCGGTGCTGAAACTGGCGGAGCCGCCTGCGGACGAGCCGGAGCCGATTTCGATCAAGCTGATGGAGACCAAAGAAGAGATCGAAGAAGAGGAGCCGGCGATTCTGTCGCTGCCCGAGCCTGCGGAAGTGGAGCGGAAGCCAATCCGGGTGAACCCTCCCGTCTCAATCAAGTCGTTCCGGGAGGAGACGCTTCGCGCGCTGGACGCCGGGGAATCGGCGGAGCCGCCGAAGGAGTTTCAGCTTCCGACGAGCGATCTGCTGGAGGAAGCCGAAGAGTTTCCGTATGAGGCGCTGGCGAGCAAGGCGCAGGGGGCGGCAGCGACTCTCGAGAAGACGTTCAAGGAATTCGGGCTGAACGTGAAGGTCGTGGAGATCGACACGGGGCCGGTGGTGACGCAGTTCGAACTCGAACTCGAAGCGGGGTTGCGGCTGTCGAAGGTGACGGCGCTGGCGGACGATCTGGCGATTGCGCTGCGGGTGCCGGCGGTGCGCGTCGTCGCGCCGATTCCCGGCAAGAACACGGTCGGCGTCGAAGTTCCGAACGATCTGCGGGTGATGGTCCGGCTCAAGGAGCTGCTGGAGGCGAGCCAGAAGGACATCGACGACAAGCGGATTCCGCTGTTCCTGGGGAAAGACGTCAGCGGCAAGCCGCTCGTCGTGGATATGTGCAAGCTGCCGCACCTGCTGATCGCGGGGCGGACCGGCACCGGTAAGAGCGTGTGCCTGAATACGCTGATCCTGTCGATGCTGATGACCCGCACGCCGGACCAGGTCAAGATGCTGATGATCGACCCGAAGATGGTCGAGCTGAGTCCTTACAGCCGGATTCCGCACCTGATGCATCCGGTGATCACGGACATGAAGAAGGCGGAGGCGGTGCTGGGCTGGGCCGTGGACAAGATGGAAGAGCGTTACGACCTGCTGGCGCGGGTCGGCGTGCGTCATCTGGACAGCTTCAACAAGCTCGGCAAGGAGAAGGTGCTGCAGCGGCTGGGGATCGATCCGGAGAGCGAAGAAGCGGAGGTGATTCCGGAGCAGATGCCGTACATCGTGATCGTGGCCGACGAGATGGCGGACATGATGATGACGTCGGGCAAGGACGTCGAAGGGCACATTATCCGACTGGCTCAGAAGTCGCGGGCGGTGGGAATTCACCTGGTGCTGGCGACGCAGAAGCCGACGGTGGACGTGATTACGGGGTTGATCAAGTCGAATCTGCCGGCGCGAATTTCGTTCCAGGTGGCGAGCCGGGTGGATAGCCGGGTGGTGCTGGACGAGATGGGTGCGGACAAGCTGCTGGGGAACGGCGACATGCTGTACCTGGCGCCGGGGACGAGCAATCTGACGCGCGGGCAGGGGACTTACGTCAGCGACGAAGAAGTGACGCGGGTGATCGAGTTCTTCGCGGATCGGGAGCCGGAGTACAGCCAGGAGCTGCAGCAGCTCAACACGAGCGGCAAGGGTGGCAAGGGGCCGAGCGAACCGCGGGAGCGGGACGATCTGTACGAGCAGGCGGTGGAGGTGGTGATTCGCGAGGGTCGAGGAAGCGTGTCGCTGCTGCAGCGGGCGCTGGGGGTCGGGTATGGTCGCGGGGCGCGGATGGTCGACTGGATGGCCGAGGACGGCATCGTCGGCACGTACAACGGGAGCCAGGCGCGTGAAGTCGTGATGACGATGGAGGAGTGGGAGACGTTGCGTTCGGAGCGGTTCGATCTGGCGGGGACGTAG
- a CDS encoding PVC-type heme-binding CxxCH protein: MNRLRFAFALSCSLLTSLAPAQQIPHAQDKPPNEPRDPQTAAKMMTVPEGFTVEVVASEPDIVNPVAMAIDEQGRFWITESLEYPRREPGPGRDRVKILEDTDGDGKADKFTVFLDGLNIPSGVQVGHGGVWIANSPDILFVPDADRDGKPDGPAQVVVTGFGRTDTHELPNSLTWGPDGWLYGLNGVFNHSHVKYSPENPNYEKAGGEKHPGWPLTCAMFRIHPRTREFQVFCEGTSNPWGIAFNDEGDAFVSACVIDHLWHLVETGYYHRQGGPYPPHTWKIESIVKHKHQKAAYCGITWFDSDAYPEKYRRKLYMGNIHGGCINVDSIQRNGSTYAGSGEPDFLTANDAWFMPVVQKTGPDGCLYVLDWYDRYHCYQDANRDPAGIDRLKGRLYRVRYTGKGEPGGVSPRSLPSDYATLSDGDLIKLLSHGNGYVRETALRLLQERHDLQTALRLMELVRDESTPVGLRRMAFFAATPMFFDLPDWGGDNLWKLLNSKDRTIAAWMIRTCVEQAVPRSMRREGQWDPGTQMMVEEVILAALEDPSPEVRLQALTFLARRVTSEPPGQIYISLDEQLLEACRLCGDDPLLQRIAWQAIKAYAGRYPRILTLLLTDEKIQQSPVGKELTPRIVEWLLARPKSEINLLATVLRTLTERQQNAPAASLLNQLAGRIQSGEIKGDSLQQLKAAFEPILQPMLGVESQHPLRLEASLLALSWNDRGAVGTARSLVHNPQESPARRIAAYRALIASQDGCVAQLAREIFSKGDVESPAFLGDVFSALGRSESPEIADAVIKDFGKFPTDVQPRAIELLTQRPAWAKVLLKAIGDKKIPAAAININQARRLNDLKDPELKELLAKHWGQVREGRSLDRDKVIADMRRLIRSTPGDARKGQEVYKKICAQCHKIYGEGAEVGPEITLNGRNDYTQLLSNVFDPSLVIGAGYRSYTVATDEGRVINGLLVEDSPQRVVLKVQGGKQEIIPRDQIEDFKVSEISLMPEGIEKQYTPQELIDLFAFLTLDKPPVDPTARRLPGVTDIVPRESTNPADFASIFQEVAPGFTKVTSGEGGVALLKEFRGRPGVVRTHPVSRDQPAEVSGMFQIPADKKTTLVIEVSHDPRGDWRLVMGNSSGRLLDEMVSKETCKDGWVRYTFDMTRFAGQEIQIRMWNQANDWSYEFGYWGMVGLAVE, from the coding sequence ATGAATCGCCTCCGCTTCGCATTCGCCCTGTCCTGCTCGTTGCTCACCAGCCTCGCCCCCGCTCAGCAGATTCCCCACGCCCAGGACAAGCCCCCGAACGAGCCGCGCGATCCGCAAACCGCGGCGAAGATGATGACCGTCCCCGAAGGCTTCACGGTCGAAGTCGTCGCCAGCGAGCCCGACATCGTGAATCCCGTCGCAATGGCGATCGACGAGCAGGGCCGGTTCTGGATCACCGAGTCGCTGGAATATCCCCGCCGGGAACCCGGCCCCGGCCGCGATCGCGTCAAAATCCTCGAAGACACCGATGGCGACGGCAAGGCCGACAAGTTCACAGTCTTCCTCGACGGACTCAACATTCCCTCCGGCGTCCAGGTCGGTCACGGCGGCGTCTGGATCGCCAACTCCCCGGACATCCTTTTCGTCCCCGATGCCGATCGCGACGGCAAACCCGACGGGCCGGCCCAGGTTGTCGTCACCGGCTTCGGCCGGACCGATACTCACGAACTCCCGAATTCGCTCACCTGGGGACCCGACGGCTGGCTGTACGGACTCAACGGCGTCTTCAATCACAGCCACGTGAAATACTCGCCCGAGAACCCGAATTACGAGAAGGCCGGGGGTGAAAAACATCCCGGCTGGCCGCTGACCTGTGCGATGTTCCGCATCCATCCGCGGACGCGGGAGTTCCAGGTCTTCTGCGAAGGGACCAGCAACCCTTGGGGGATCGCCTTCAATGACGAGGGTGACGCCTTCGTCAGCGCGTGCGTGATCGACCATCTGTGGCACCTGGTCGAAACCGGCTATTACCACCGCCAGGGAGGGCCGTATCCGCCCCACACCTGGAAAATCGAGTCGATCGTCAAACACAAACACCAGAAAGCGGCCTATTGCGGCATCACCTGGTTCGACAGCGACGCCTACCCGGAGAAGTATCGTCGGAAGCTCTACATGGGAAACATCCACGGCGGCTGCATCAACGTGGACAGCATCCAGCGGAACGGCTCGACCTATGCGGGTTCAGGCGAGCCGGACTTTCTGACGGCCAACGACGCCTGGTTCATGCCCGTGGTCCAGAAGACCGGACCGGACGGCTGCCTCTATGTCCTCGACTGGTACGACCGCTACCACTGTTATCAGGACGCCAACCGCGACCCGGCCGGGATCGATCGCTTGAAAGGGAGGCTGTACCGCGTGCGCTACACGGGCAAAGGCGAGCCGGGCGGCGTCAGCCCCCGGAGCCTTCCGTCCGATTACGCCACTCTCTCCGACGGCGATCTCATCAAACTCCTGTCGCACGGAAACGGGTATGTCCGTGAAACCGCCCTGCGGCTGTTGCAGGAGCGGCACGATCTCCAGACGGCACTTCGCCTGATGGAACTGGTCCGTGACGAATCGACGCCTGTCGGATTGCGCCGCATGGCCTTCTTTGCCGCCACGCCGATGTTTTTTGATCTGCCCGACTGGGGTGGAGACAACCTCTGGAAGCTGCTGAATTCCAAGGATCGGACGATCGCCGCCTGGATGATCCGCACCTGCGTCGAGCAGGCGGTTCCGCGATCCATGCGTCGCGAGGGGCAGTGGGATCCCGGGACGCAGATGATGGTCGAAGAAGTGATCCTGGCGGCGCTCGAAGATCCGTCGCCGGAGGTCCGGCTGCAGGCCCTCACCTTCCTGGCGCGCCGCGTGACATCGGAGCCCCCCGGTCAGATTTACATCAGCCTCGACGAGCAACTCCTGGAAGCTTGCCGGCTCTGTGGAGACGACCCCCTGCTCCAGCGGATCGCCTGGCAGGCGATCAAGGCCTACGCCGGGCGATACCCGCGGATTCTGACTCTGCTGCTGACCGACGAAAAGATCCAGCAATCCCCTGTCGGCAAAGAACTGACGCCGCGGATCGTGGAATGGTTGCTCGCCCGACCCAAGAGTGAAATCAACCTGCTCGCAACCGTCCTGCGCACGCTGACCGAACGGCAGCAGAACGCCCCGGCCGCAAGCCTCCTCAACCAGCTTGCCGGGCGAATCCAGTCCGGCGAAATCAAAGGAGACTCGCTCCAGCAGCTCAAAGCCGCCTTCGAACCGATCCTGCAGCCCATGCTGGGTGTCGAATCTCAGCATCCGCTCCGGCTGGAAGCATCGCTGCTGGCGCTGAGCTGGAACGATCGCGGGGCGGTGGGGACTGCGCGGTCGCTGGTCCACAATCCGCAGGAATCGCCCGCCCGGCGGATCGCCGCCTATCGGGCGCTGATCGCCAGCCAGGATGGCTGCGTCGCACAGCTCGCACGCGAAATCTTCAGCAAGGGGGACGTGGAATCCCCCGCATTTCTTGGCGACGTGTTCTCGGCCCTCGGCCGATCCGAATCGCCGGAGATCGCTGACGCCGTCATCAAGGATTTCGGCAAGTTTCCAACCGACGTTCAGCCACGCGCGATCGAGTTGCTCACGCAACGACCCGCCTGGGCGAAAGTGCTGCTGAAGGCGATCGGCGACAAGAAAATCCCCGCCGCGGCAATCAACATCAACCAGGCCCGCCGACTCAATGACCTCAAAGATCCCGAACTGAAAGAGCTGCTGGCGAAACACTGGGGCCAGGTCCGCGAAGGCCGCAGTCTCGACCGCGACAAAGTCATCGCCGACATGCGCCGACTGATCCGCTCCACCCCCGGCGACGCCCGCAAGGGCCAGGAGGTCTACAAGAAAATCTGCGCCCAGTGCCACAAGATCTACGGCGAAGGAGCCGAAGTCGGCCCCGAGATCACCCTCAACGGCCGCAACGACTACACCCAGCTCCTCTCGAACGTCTTCGACCCCAGCCTCGTCATCGGGGCCGGCTACCGCAGCTACACCGTCGCCACCGACGAAGGCCGCGTCATCAACGGCCTGCTCGTCGAAGACAGCCCGCAGCGCGTCGTGCTCAAGGTCCAGGGAGGCAAGCAGGAAATCATCCCCCGCGACCAGATCGAGGACTTCAAAGTCAGCGAAATCTCGCTGATGCCCGAAGGAATCGAAAAACAGTACACGCCGCAGGAGCTCATCGACCTGTTCGCCTTCCTCACCCTCGACAAGCCCCCCGTCGACCCGACCGCCAGGCGGCTCCCCGGCGTCACCGACATCGTCCCCCGCGAATCGACCAACCCCGCCGACTTCGCCAGCATCTTCCAGGAAGTCGCCCCCGGGTTCACCAAAGTCACCTCGGGCGAAGGCGGCGTCGCCCTGCTGAAAGAATTCCGCGGCCGACCGGGCGTCGTCCGAACCCACCCCGTCAGCAGGGACCAGCCGGCAGAGGTCTCCGGCATGTTCCAGATCCCCGCGGACAAGAAAACCACCCTCGTCATCGAAGTCTCCCACGACCCCCGCGGCGACTGGCGACTCGTAATGGGCAACAGCAGCGGCCGACTGCTCGACGAAATGGTCAGCAAGGAAACCTGCAAAGACGGCTGGGTCCGCTACACCTTCGACATGACCCGCTTCGCCGGCCAGGAAATCCAGATCCGCATGTGGAACCAGGCCAACGACTGGTCCTACGAATTCGGCTACTGGGGAATGGTGGGCCTGGCCGTCGAATAA
- a CDS encoding DUF4058 family protein has translation MPSPFPGMDPFLEQPSVFPDFHDRLVTVLSEMLNAQLSGSYYAGIGTRVWIETSERTIGPDVQILRPDWRPDAAETNRLEQSRTAVLDEVDVVPVTIEIEHDETRESFLEIYASPGGERLVTHIELLSLSNKLAGSKGNELYLRKQREIMDAQVHLVEIDLLRGGEHTTAPPRWRIERKAGLFHYHVSLHRYDKSLDCVVYPIPLPARLPKLPIPLLPGDGEVMIDLQAAVDRCYDTGLYSRRVEYRLDRLTPPLAPAYQEWAANILARKAGGQPA, from the coding sequence ATGCCATCGCCGTTCCCCGGAATGGACCCATTTCTCGAACAGCCATCCGTGTTTCCAGACTTCCATGATCGTCTGGTCACAGTACTGAGCGAAATGCTCAATGCGCAGCTCTCGGGCTCGTACTACGCAGGCATCGGCACGCGAGTCTGGATCGAGACATCCGAGCGAACCATCGGCCCGGACGTGCAGATCCTGCGACCGGACTGGCGGCCAGACGCCGCCGAGACGAATCGGCTCGAGCAGAGCAGGACCGCAGTTCTGGACGAAGTGGACGTCGTGCCGGTTACGATCGAAATCGAGCACGACGAGACCAGAGAATCGTTTCTGGAGATTTACGCATCCCCCGGCGGCGAGCGGCTCGTGACACACATCGAGCTGCTGAGTCTGTCGAATAAACTGGCGGGCAGCAAAGGAAATGAGCTTTACCTTCGCAAGCAACGGGAGATCATGGACGCGCAAGTCCATCTTGTCGAAATCGACCTGCTCCGCGGCGGCGAGCACACCACGGCGCCGCCACGCTGGCGGATCGAACGGAAAGCCGGGCTCTTTCACTATCACGTGAGCCTGCACCGATACGACAAGAGCCTGGATTGTGTGGTTTATCCGATTCCTCTGCCTGCCCGATTGCCAAAACTCCCGATTCCGCTCCTGCCCGGCGACGGGGAGGTGATGATCGACCTGCAGGCTGCTGTCGATCGCTGCTATGACACGGGCCTCTACTCCCGCCGGGTCGAGTACCGGCTGGACCGCCTGACGCCGCCGCTGGCGCCCGCGTATCAGGAATGGGCGGCGAACATTCTGGCTCGGAAGGCCGGCGGACAGCCGGCCTGA
- the purE gene encoding 5-(carboxyamino)imidazole ribonucleotide mutase: MSTTASPRVGVIMGSKSDWETMKHAVDVLAQFGVPHERRVVSAHRTPDWMCEYAKLAETRGLQVIIAGAGGAAHLPGMVAAQTSLPVLGVPVQSRALQGLDSLLSIVQMPGGIPVATLAIGDAGAKNAGLLAVRILAISDPALRQKLHDFHDQQRDAVLGDELP; the protein is encoded by the coding sequence ATGTCGACGACTGCCAGTCCCCGGGTCGGAGTGATCATGGGGAGCAAATCGGACTGGGAAACGATGAAGCACGCGGTGGACGTGCTGGCCCAGTTTGGCGTCCCCCACGAACGCCGGGTCGTCTCGGCCCACCGCACTCCCGACTGGATGTGCGAATACGCCAAGCTGGCGGAAACCCGCGGGCTGCAGGTGATCATTGCCGGGGCCGGCGGGGCCGCTCACCTCCCCGGAATGGTCGCTGCCCAGACGTCTCTGCCCGTGCTCGGCGTGCCGGTACAGAGCCGGGCGCTGCAGGGACTGGACTCGCTCCTTTCGATCGTTCAGATGCCGGGGGGGATTCCGGTCGCTACGCTGGCGATCGGCGATGCGGGGGCTAAGAACGCCGGGTTGCTGGCGGTGCGGATTCTCGCGATCTCCGACCCGGCCCTCCGCCAGAAACTCCACGATTTTCACGACCAGCAGCGCGACGCCGTGCTGGGAGACGAGCTTCCATGA
- a CDS encoding 5-(carboxyamino)imidazole ribonucleotide synthase, whose translation MNGPILPGASLGVLGSGQLGRMFAIAARRLGYRVHVFSPDDDTPTGQVADVEIRADYADLDRVAEFARSVSVMTFEFENVPAATAETAAKFCPVRPGGHVLYTSQNRLREKTYLSQRGLPVTPFRPVTDDASLQTAIQDLGLPAVLKTADWGYDGKGQSIVRTAAEAAAAFAKLGVPTAILEGFIDFESELSVVGARGLDGTFVSFGPVGNAHSHHILDVSVCPALVSERVAQEAVEITRNVLEALDVVGVLCVEFFLTRSGGLLINETAPRPHNSGHLTLDAHVSCQFEQQVRAICGLPLGGTRQHAPAAMANLLGDVWANGEPDWSAALADPAIKLHLYGKREARAGRKMGHLNALASSVEEAEQLVRTARDRLMRK comes from the coding sequence ATGAACGGCCCCATTCTTCCCGGCGCATCGCTGGGCGTCCTCGGCAGCGGCCAGCTTGGTCGGATGTTCGCGATCGCCGCCCGGCGGCTGGGATACCGAGTCCACGTTTTCTCGCCCGATGACGACACGCCGACCGGCCAGGTGGCGGACGTCGAGATCCGGGCGGACTACGCGGATCTCGATCGCGTCGCCGAGTTCGCCCGGTCGGTTTCGGTGATGACCTTCGAGTTCGAGAATGTCCCGGCCGCCACCGCCGAGACCGCGGCGAAATTCTGCCCGGTCCGTCCGGGGGGACATGTCCTCTACACGTCGCAGAATCGCCTGCGGGAGAAGACCTATCTCAGCCAGCGCGGCCTGCCGGTCACACCGTTCCGGCCGGTGACGGATGACGCCTCGCTGCAGACAGCGATCCAAGACCTCGGCCTGCCCGCAGTCCTCAAGACCGCCGACTGGGGCTACGACGGCAAGGGCCAGTCGATCGTGCGCACTGCGGCAGAGGCCGCGGCGGCATTCGCGAAGCTCGGCGTGCCAACCGCGATTCTCGAAGGATTTATCGACTTCGAGAGCGAACTGTCAGTGGTCGGGGCGCGCGGGCTCGACGGGACGTTCGTCAGCTTCGGCCCCGTCGGCAACGCCCACAGCCATCACATTCTGGACGTTTCCGTCTGTCCTGCGCTCGTTTCGGAGCGGGTCGCTCAGGAAGCCGTCGAGATCACCCGCAACGTGCTCGAAGCTCTCGACGTCGTCGGCGTCCTCTGCGTCGAGTTCTTCCTGACAAGGTCGGGCGGCCTCCTGATCAACGAGACCGCCCCCCGGCCGCACAACTCCGGTCACCTGACGCTCGACGCTCACGTGAGCTGCCAGTTCGAGCAGCAGGTCCGGGCGATCTGCGGCCTGCCGCTGGGGGGCACCCGCCAACACGCCCCCGCCGCGATGGCCAACCTGCTGGGGGACGTCTGGGCGAACGGCGAACCCGACTGGTCTGCGGCGCTGGCCGATCCGGCGATCAAGCTGCATCTGTACGGCAAGCGGGAAGCCCGCGCCGGTCGGAAGATGGGACATCTCAACGCACTGGCCAGCAGCGTCGAGGAAGCTGAACAGCTCGTCCGCACCGCCCGCGACCGGCTGATGCGGAAGTAA
- a CDS encoding pyridoxal-phosphate-dependent aminotransferase family protein: protein MTSPLPIAIHPPRRVLMGPGPSDIEPSVLGALAAPTVGHLDPYFLKIMDELQAMLRQVFRTENRLTLAVSGTGSAGMEACVANLIEPGDKMVVCVNGVFGGRMADVAARCGAQVVKLERPFGEVFSSAEIEAAMEQHKPKVLGIVNAETSTGAHQPMAEIAGIVHAHGGLVLMDCVTSLAGMPVEIDDWGIDAAYSGTQKCLSCPPGLAPVTFSDRAVAAIDARKTKVQSWYLDMQMVKEYWGGNRAYHHTAPINMNYALHEALRCVLEEGLEHRWARHRKNHLALRAGLEALGLDYAVAEEHRLPMLNAVLIPEGVDDAAVRKQLLTEFGIEIGGGLGPMKGKVWRIGLMGAACTASNVLLCLAALERCLMAQGGKVTPGAGVAAANGAYAGKS, encoded by the coding sequence ATGACCAGTCCCCTCCCCATCGCCATCCACCCTCCCCGCCGCGTCCTGATGGGTCCCGGGCCCAGCGATATCGAGCCCAGCGTCCTGGGGGCCTTGGCCGCCCCGACGGTCGGGCACCTCGATCCGTACTTCCTCAAGATCATGGACGAACTGCAGGCCATGCTGCGGCAGGTTTTCCGGACGGAGAACCGGCTGACGCTCGCCGTTTCCGGGACCGGCAGCGCCGGGATGGAAGCCTGCGTCGCCAACCTGATCGAGCCGGGCGACAAAATGGTGGTCTGCGTCAACGGCGTTTTCGGCGGACGGATGGCCGACGTCGCCGCCCGCTGCGGTGCGCAGGTCGTGAAGCTCGAACGACCCTTCGGCGAAGTGTTTTCGTCGGCCGAGATTGAAGCGGCGATGGAACAGCACAAGCCAAAGGTGCTGGGAATCGTGAACGCGGAGACTTCCACCGGCGCCCATCAGCCGATGGCCGAGATCGCCGGGATTGTCCACGCGCACGGGGGGCTGGTCCTGATGGACTGCGTCACGTCGCTGGCGGGGATGCCGGTCGAGATCGACGACTGGGGGATCGATGCGGCGTACTCGGGGACGCAGAAGTGCTTGAGCTGTCCGCCGGGTCTGGCGCCGGTGACGTTCAGCGACCGGGCGGTCGCGGCGATCGATGCGCGGAAGACGAAGGTGCAGAGCTGGTATCTCGATATGCAGATGGTGAAGGAGTACTGGGGAGGCAACCGGGCTTACCACCATACGGCTCCCATCAACATGAACTACGCCCTGCACGAGGCGCTTCGCTGCGTGCTGGAAGAGGGCCTTGAGCACCGCTGGGCCCGGCATCGGAAGAATCATCTGGCGCTGCGGGCGGGCCTGGAGGCTCTCGGTCTGGACTACGCCGTCGCGGAAGAGCACCGGCTGCCGATGCTGAACGCGGTGCTGATTCCGGAGGGGGTCGACGACGCGGCGGTGCGCAAGCAGCTCCTCACCGAGTTCGGCATCGAGATCGGGGGCGGGCTGGGGCCGATGAAGGGGAAGGTCTGGCGGATCGGCCTGATGGGGGCGGCGTGCACGGCGTCGAATGTGCTGTTGTGTCTGGCGGCGCTGGAGCGATGCCTGATGGCGCAAGGGGGGAAGGTCACGCCGGGGGCGGGAGTGGCGGCGGCGAACGGGGCTTACGCGGGGAAGTCGTAG
- a CDS encoding Rrf2 family transcriptional regulator — MKRDSRLSGVLHVLLHMAEQDGPVTSEVLAKAMDTNPVVIRRTMAGLRKQGYVRSEKGHGGGWTLAADLSKVTLRDIYAALGSPALLAIGHRTESPGCLVEQAVNAALCQAFEDAEKQLLSRLGEVTLAMLSADLHARLVARGESRSLEEHVHAS, encoded by the coding sequence ATGAAGCGAGACAGTCGATTGTCGGGCGTACTTCACGTTTTGCTCCACATGGCGGAGCAGGATGGTCCTGTCACATCGGAAGTCCTGGCCAAGGCGATGGACACCAACCCGGTGGTGATTCGGCGAACCATGGCCGGGCTGCGAAAGCAGGGTTATGTGCGATCGGAGAAAGGGCATGGCGGGGGCTGGACGTTGGCGGCCGACCTTTCGAAGGTGACTCTGCGAGACATTTATGCCGCACTCGGCAGTCCCGCGTTGCTCGCCATCGGTCACCGGACGGAATCCCCCGGTTGCCTGGTTGAACAGGCGGTGAATGCTGCTCTCTGCCAGGCGTTCGAGGATGCCGAGAAACAACTCCTTTCGCGCCTCGGTGAAGTGACGCTCGCCATGCTGAGTGCCGACTTACATGCACGGCTGGTTGCTCGGGGCGAGTCTCGCAGTCTTGAGGAGCACGTTCATGCCTCCTGA
- a CDS encoding class I SAM-dependent methyltransferase, with product MPPESSNTPFAFSDPEFVAQYVEGPPRFVPGFADLHRMSAILLAESAPQAARILVLGAGGGLELKAFAERHPNWEFDGIDPASEMLQLARKTLGPLESQVRLHTGYIDDAPEGPFDGATCLLTLHFLDSEERRRTLAEVRRRLKRGAPFVTVHASLPHGDDERARWLARYAAFAKSSGVDSEQAETARRGVQSGVTILAPEQDEAMLRGVGFSNVGLFYAGFVLRGWVAYA from the coding sequence ATGCCTCCTGAGTCGTCCAACACACCATTTGCATTCTCGGATCCTGAGTTCGTCGCTCAATATGTTGAGGGGCCGCCACGATTTGTGCCCGGCTTTGCCGATCTGCACCGCATGTCGGCAATTCTGCTGGCCGAGAGCGCGCCTCAAGCTGCGCGGATCTTGGTCCTGGGGGCTGGCGGAGGCCTGGAACTGAAGGCGTTTGCGGAAAGGCATCCCAACTGGGAGTTCGACGGTATCGACCCGGCTTCGGAGATGCTCCAACTGGCCAGGAAGACCCTCGGGCCGCTGGAATCTCAGGTTCGGCTCCATACAGGCTACATCGACGATGCGCCGGAAGGACCGTTCGACGGCGCAACGTGCCTGCTGACCCTGCACTTTCTGGATTCGGAGGAGCGGCGGCGGACGCTGGCTGAAGTTCGACGCCGTCTCAAACGTGGTGCGCCGTTTGTCACCGTTCATGCCAGCCTTCCCCACGGCGACGACGAGCGTGCCCGGTGGCTCGCACGATACGCCGCGTTTGCGAAGAGTTCGGGCGTTGATTCCGAACAGGCGGAAACTGCGCGACGGGGTGTTCAATCGGGCGTGACGATACTCGCTCCGGAACAGGATGAAGCGATGTTGCGCGGAGTCGGGTTTTCGAATGTCGGCCTGTTCTACGCCGGCTTTGTCCTTCGCGGCTGGGTGGCGTACGCCTGA